In Macadamia integrifolia cultivar HAES 741 chromosome 13, SCU_Mint_v3, whole genome shotgun sequence, one DNA window encodes the following:
- the LOC122060119 gene encoding alpha-1,3-arabinosyltransferase XAT3-like isoform X1: MTWVNKYHHVLSHLSDYKIINPVRDGRVHCFPAAVIGLNYHDNLACNVSELPVGCVTMDFKRFLHNAFHLRFINVDLIEEEKPLLILLSRQNSRRFLNEDEIVKVANELGFRVKVALPNQTSNLEEFAELVNSCSVMVGAHGAGLTNAVFLPAEAVLVQVVPLGLDLLSNVYYGKTFIPMGIRYLEYKIRPEESTLLDVYGSDHPVIRDPKSIHRKGYLTARKVYLSGQDLKLMPLRFRETLVEALRLLGR, from the coding sequence ATGACGTGGGTGAATAAATACCACCACGTCCTCTCCCATTTGTCCGACTACAAGATCATCAACCCAGTAAGAGACGGTCGTGTACACTGCTTTCCGGCGGCCGTGATTGGGTTAAACTACCACGACAATCTCGCTTGCAACGTTAGTGAACTACCGGTTGGGTGTGTAACCATGGACTTCAAACGATTCCTTCACAACGCCTTCCACCTCAGATTCATCAACGTGGATCtcatagaagaagagaagcctCTCCTTATCCTGCTTTCACGTCAGAATTCACGGAGGTTCTTGAACGAAGATGAGATAGTGAAGGTGGCAAATGAATTAGGGTTCCGAGTGAAGGTAGCTTTGCCGAATCAGACTTCGAATCTCGAAGAGTTTGCTGAGTTAGTGAACTCATGTAGTGTGATGGTGGGTGCCCATGGTGCCGGACTTACAAACGCAGTGTTCTTGCCGGCGGAAGCGGTGTTGGTACAGGTGGTGCCGTTAGGGTTGGATCTTCTTTCCAATGTCTACTATGGTAAGACTTTTATTCCGATGGGTATACGGTATTTGGAGTATAAGATCCGACCGGAAGAGAGTACACTCTTGGACGTGTACGGTTCGGATCACCCGGTCATCAGGGATCCAAAGTCCATACATCGCAAAGGGTATTTAACTGCGAGGAAGGTGTACTTAAGTGGGCAGGATCTGAAGCTTATGCCTCTCAGGTTTAGGGAAACCCTTGTAGAGGCACTTAGACTTCTTGGACGCTAA
- the LOC122059165 gene encoding F-box/kelch-repeat protein At1g57790-like — protein sequence MEMEKFAAFTHLKHYKKKSKNSKREDRSWSDLPTEILEHIMADLYLSDITSFHEVCKQWSSIERPRTQLLIRYGYEYRHRCRSMNQIPWLLMSNLLVYDVLVAFLQNSHTHLTSSCTLIVPSSSSSSSSSKKTYSIKIEGIGPNDDTQVCSTKFGWLLLSQTHPYRTTFFLYSPFTNERIDLPDLDSKFDVATFSSVPTSTDCIFFVLHYTTKVTISICRQGDKAWSSSSFSNGFSLIKDVVYSKGLFYCSTIRGALAAFDVSQRSWRVLSEFRPLLDSSCYDYSSFMVGDVEEELLFILLSNSGGWALVHKLDRSVKMWVKVENLTDKSLFVSSASTSVMVSKNKRTERVMNRVYHCLPNEPPKFYSLKGSKSYISSSTYGDLPNKEFPKKFIWIEPPC from the exons ATGGAGATGGAAAAATTTGCAGCATTCACACATCTCAAACActacaaaaagaaaagcaaaaataGCAAGAGAGAAGATCGATCTTGGTCTGATCTTCCAACTGAGATTCTTGAACATATCATGGCTGACCTATATTTAAGTGATATAACAAGTTTCCATGAAGTCTGCAAACAATGGAGTTCTATAGAACGTCCCCGAACCCAATTATTGATTAGATATGGATATGAATATCGACATCGATGTCGCTCCATGAATCAAATTCCATGGCTATTGATGTCAAacttgttggtgtatgatgtctt ggttgcgtttctacaaaacTCCCATACCCATTTGACCTCATCATGTACACTCATAGtcccatcatcttcttcttcttcttcttcttccaagaaaACTTACTCTATCAAAATTGAAGGCATTGGACCTAATGATGATACTCAAGTTTGTAGTACCAAGTTCGGTTGGTTACTACTATCTCAAACTCATCCCTACCGGACTACATTCTTTCTATACTCTCCCTTTACCAATGAGAGGATCGACTTGCCTGATTTGGATTCAAAGTTTGATGTTGCAACATTCTCCTCAGTGCCCACTTCAACTGATTGCATATTCTTCGTTCTACACTACACAACTAAAGTGACTATCAGCATATGTCGGCAAGGTGACAAGGCCTGGAGCTCAAGTAGTTTCTCCAACGGGTTTTCGCTGATTAAGGATGTAGTCTACTCGAAAGGGTTGTTCTATTGCTCAACAATTCGTGGTGCATTAGCAGCTTTCGATGTCTCTCAACGGTCATGGAGAGTTCTTTCCGAATTTAGGCCACTACTGGATTCTTCATGCTATGATTATAGTAGTTTTATGGTTGGAGATGTAGAAGAGGAACtcttatttattcttttgaGCAATTCAGGTGGCTGGGCTTTAGTTCACAAGTTGGATAGATCTGTGAAGATGTGGGTCAAAGTTGAAAACTTAACAGATAAATCATTGTTTGTTAGCTCTGCTAGCACTTCGGTTATGGTTTCTAAGAACAAGAGAACTGAAAGGGTGATGAATAGGGTTTATCACTGTCTACCCAATGAGCCGCCAAAGTTCTACTCTTTAAAAGGTTCAAAAAGCTACATATCTTCTAGTACTTATGGTGATCTTCCCAACAAGGAGTTTCCTAAGAAGTTTATTTGGATTGAACCTCCTTGTTAG
- the LOC122060119 gene encoding uncharacterized protein LOC122060119 isoform X2, whose translation MMAKPKDSRRLTATVISSMCLIMFPLIYALLFPLDVSQFDYWKQISNWGSSGGDGAGLSERNMEHGSVEDIDSLKFLLRRLVRGRDRTELETTGFACKSDLITDVCVANQLVRLDTHWQTTRSLIVYLSSNDSSQPQPRTVKPYARKNDPAAMKLVKPVEIQTLTPPNATATQGQKQPPACDVTHDVPASSSPPAVTPVTSSMKSTTSSSHYSSLPVSSDPN comes from the exons ATGATGGCTAAGCCAAAGGATTCAAGAAGGCTGACAGCTACTGTTATATCTTcaatgtgcttgattatgttCCCACTGATATATGCTTTACTCTTCCCTTTGGATGTCTCCCAATTTGATTACT GGAAACAGATATCAAACTGGGGCAgtagtggtggtgatggtgcaGGTCTAAGTGAAAGAAATATGGAGCATGGAAGCGTGGAAGATATAGATTCTCTCAAGTTCTTGCTAAGAAGACTAGTAAGAG GTAGAGATCGAACGGAGCTTGAAACCACCGGCTTCGCCTGCAAATCTGATCTCATCACCGACGTATGTGTTGCCAACCAGCTTGTAAGGTTGGATACACATTGGCAAACCACACGTTCATTGATTGTCTACTTATCATCCAACGACTCTTCACAGCCACAGCCACGCACGGTTAAGCCATACGCAAGGAAGAATGACCCGGCAGCCATGAAATTAGTCAAGCCAGTGGAGATACAGACACTGACGCCGCCCAACGCCACCGCCACCCAAGGGCAGAAGCAGCCACCAGCTTGTGATGTAACCCATGATGTTCCCGCGTCGTCTTCTCCTCCGGCGGTTACACCGGTAACATCTTCCATGAAATCAACGACATCATCCTCCCACTATTCATCACTTCCCGTCAGTTCCGATCCCAACTAA